From the Burkholderia sp. GAS332 genome, one window contains:
- a CDS encoding efflux transporter, outer membrane factor (OMF) lipoprotein, NodT family gives MRYFFILPLVLALSACSLTPPLVKPELPVPSQFPDNVQRTQGLAYGADLDWRTMFADPRLQRLIRLALDNNRDLRVAALNVQAVQAQFHIQRAAQLPGIDLNGAMSRGRMAADAMADGDTASVREQHSVAFGLSAFEIDLFGRLQAQSDAAFARYLATDQGHRAAEIALVGAVADAYFAERLAQGQLQLAQQTLTDWQQSLDLARRLKQADQNSGLDVAQAEGQVATAEADLQSRQRTLAQARNALDLLVGAELPAGLPEPMALDDRPVVMRLPAGLPSDLLLRRPDILQAEQNLLAANADIGAARAAFFPRLSLTASLGFASPAMSGLFDSGRHVWEFSPQISQPLFQGGRLRAELRLAELRKSVAVAEYEHAIQAAFREVADGLAGQATYGSQIDAQARVVASAERRVALSGQRYRAGLDGRLELLDSQRQLYAARQTLLDLYSQQLSNTVALYKALGGGLVSEAADTLAGTADLDGKVAR, from the coding sequence ATGCGATATTTTTTCATTCTTCCGTTGGTGCTTGCGCTGTCCGCGTGCTCACTGACTCCGCCACTCGTGAAGCCCGAACTTCCGGTGCCTTCACAGTTCCCGGACAACGTGCAACGCACACAAGGTCTCGCCTATGGCGCGGACCTCGACTGGCGCACGATGTTCGCCGATCCACGGTTGCAACGACTGATCCGGCTCGCGCTGGATAACAATCGCGACCTGCGGGTGGCCGCCTTGAACGTACAGGCCGTGCAAGCACAGTTTCACATCCAGCGTGCCGCGCAGCTGCCGGGCATCGATCTCAACGGCGCGATGTCGCGCGGGCGCATGGCGGCCGATGCCATGGCCGACGGGGATACGGCCTCGGTTCGTGAGCAACACTCGGTGGCCTTTGGGCTGAGCGCATTCGAGATCGACCTGTTCGGGCGTCTGCAGGCACAGTCCGACGCGGCGTTCGCCCGCTATCTCGCCACCGATCAGGGCCACCGCGCGGCCGAGATCGCGTTGGTTGGCGCGGTGGCCGATGCTTATTTCGCCGAGCGGCTGGCCCAGGGCCAATTACAATTGGCGCAGCAGACGTTGACGGACTGGCAGCAGTCGCTCGATCTGGCGCGACGTCTCAAACAGGCCGACCAGAATAGCGGTCTCGACGTGGCCCAGGCCGAAGGCCAGGTGGCCACCGCCGAAGCCGATCTGCAGAGCCGCCAGCGAACGTTGGCGCAGGCGCGCAATGCGCTGGATTTGCTGGTGGGCGCGGAACTGCCTGCCGGCTTGCCCGAGCCGATGGCGTTGGACGACCGGCCGGTCGTCATGCGGCTTCCCGCCGGCTTGCCCTCGGATTTGCTGCTGCGCCGGCCGGATATTCTGCAGGCCGAGCAGAACCTCTTGGCCGCCAATGCCGATATCGGTGCGGCACGCGCGGCGTTTTTCCCGAGGCTGTCGCTGACCGCGTCGCTCGGATTCGCAAGTCCTGCGATGAGCGGCTTGTTCGATTCCGGGCGTCACGTCTGGGAATTCTCGCCGCAGATCAGCCAGCCGTTGTTCCAGGGCGGGCGCCTGCGCGCTGAGTTGCGTCTCGCGGAGTTGCGCAAGTCGGTGGCGGTTGCCGAGTACGAGCACGCCATCCAGGCGGCATTCCGGGAAGTTGCCGACGGCCTGGCCGGGCAGGCAACCTATGGCAGCCAGATCGACGCGCAAGCGCGGGTCGTCGCCAGTGCCGAACGGCGCGTGGCACTTTCCGGGCAGCGCTATCGGGCGGGGTTGGATGGCCGTCTGGAACTGCTGGATTCGCAGCGGCAGCTCTATGCCGCCCGGCAGACCCTGCTGGATCTTTACAGTCAGCAATTGAGCAATACGGTCGCGCTGTATAAAGCACTTGGGGGCGGCCTTGTTAGCGAGGCTGCGGACACACTGGCCGGTACCGCGGACCTTGACGGTAAGGTGGCTCGTTGA